tattaaacattaaatattcaagaaaaaaatattggaaCCAACCAGCCAAAATCTTGATGTGTTCCCTTCAGTTAGCAAGGCTTCCAATTGCAATGGTGTCAGTTTACTTGCAGAACCTAGGAAAATCAATTCATAAGCAAAAGAAACAGCATTTCTATCAAAATGGAATGTTAGTTGTTCTTCTAACTATAACGAAAAACTGAATGGAAATTCATTAGTACCAAGCTCTTCGTAAGGAGGTTGCTGTGTTAAAACATATATCactgtaaaaaataaaaagcaatgTCATCATAAACCTGCAATTTTTAAAGTTGTACTAACAATTTGTGCACAAACCATagtatttacaaaattatcttagcaagataagcaacaataATACCTGAAAACACCACTAAATACCACAAAGTCAAGTGATAGTCCATTATTAGAGTAAGGGCAATAAGAAAGATCTGGGAAAAGAAGGGAAATTTTAGTTGCAAATCATAtccaaaaaaatgaaacaaaaaaagcCAAACAAATGGGTGACCTTACCTTTCCAAAAAACAATGTATCTGCAATGAAAGCCTCCCATGTTTCTTCTCTTGCCATCTGCTTGCAAAGCGGGGAAAAAAACCAGTACATCACAccattaaagaaattttttttttcaaagttactCGATTACCTTGTATGCAATCAGCATAAAGAAGGCCAAAACCGCTTGAATTTCCTATacccaaaataagaaaattggaGATCTGTTAAGGTTAGAAAAAAATGGGGTTTGGCTGGTGAAAAAGAAGAGTAGGGGGTAGAATGAGAAATTACCCTATAAAAGAGTAGTTGAGTGATTTGAGGGGAGAGGACATTTGAAGCAGAGCTCCGAACGATGAAATAAGAGAAGAAAGATAGGAAATGGAAGAAATAATACGGCTCTCCTACCATCTGATTCAACCACTCCATTGGATTACTTCGTTTCTTGTCCATTATTTTGTATTCACACTTGTCTTGCTTTTCTGGGGTTGGATCTGAGTCGGGTTAAGAGCTTCGGTTTTCTGTTACAGGTTCTTCCATTTTTGTTCTCATCGAAGTCGAATGGAAGAATCGTGTTCTTTTCTCTGTCGCAACGAATGTGCCAATTTCTCCCAAGGATCTTCAAACCCGAAAAACACCTTGGACCTCATGGCCCGAATTTCGCACATGGATTGAATCCATAGTCTGAACTTTTGCAAAGGGAGAGGCCTGAAACTATTAAGCGGATTTGGGCTTTTAAAAGAGAGATTTTGTGAGGGCTTGACAAAACctattcaaacaaaaattatgttgttgttttttttttggataagtatttgtattttatctaaaaagtaaaaaacttgCTACAAAGAACGAACAACAATAGTGTTATGTGCATCACAAATcaaagaatcaaagaaaaacaaaaataaattcagCAAATTCTAGTTCAAACAAAGTTGCTATGTAATTCAAGTTttagtatatcaaataattatcatttctatgtatttcaagtttaatttcatgattttaagtacttatcattttctatttttattccgttgaatttctcagaatttcgatggattttcaggggtacattttagtgtacaaattcgggtccgtaaatttatattcatgtgcgcacatttttcaattcaaagagcacactcccgcgaacctcatttcttacagcgggattactaGTCCatgctaaatcccctgtaatataaactcatagagtattgtcgagattaccagtccaggctaaatcccctgtaatgacaattactctaatgagcttggatctaaattaccagtccaggctaaattcaaaccctaattcggattacctgtccgggctaaatccattttccacatattcttcaggagggctatatcaagatCACCCGTTCGGGCTAGATTCTTTTTACCGCCAATTCCTTTttagagatccatcgaatttctgaaaattcaacgggataaatatggaaaataataagggtaatagaaaacatggaattgaattattattggaaatatattatcgaatttaatacccagtttggattgaacgcaagattgagtacaatcgttctgtgccaaaggatgaattgacggataagaccataactgggttatggcattacaaatgtaaaggatgaattgacggcaaattacccaagtaaaccgaggttcagtatttgttgcggactttcgtgtttactatctgtttagctctcatgagcttaagTTCAGCCTTCAGGCTTCTGAaaatgatgtactcatatccgtaagtcgttctttgATACAGAAAGAAACGGTAAAAGACTTATGtggttgaattgaaagattgatagattattattagtattgatctaaaataatgtAACCATTggtatttaaatgatataatggGTAAAGTTCTGAAGTGAGATAACATAagtttgaaatgaactattaccGGTACGTACGcgaaattcatgaaaatgatggtacatgaaatatcaaaataataaaatgaatgatatatacTTATGAAGAAATGATAATAGAATGATATGTATTCGAAGGAAAATATGCTAGTGTACATGAAAAAGTCGcatggtttaaattatgcaatttcttatgaaatgacttatcatgtgatcaATTCGGTAAAGGCTTTAGTTAAATGCAGTAGCTTGTGactatgattgaatgatatgtttatgatttGTGTGTCACGCATATGGAAtaagtgtggaaagtaaagaaatgcaaatgaaaataaaaaattatgaagagttaaagttatataaagtCCTACTAAGCTTTGGATAATATGTAAGTGATACTGTGaatttattcaccttgtgagttgatgaatatagcttcatgagTACTATGGTATtaatattggattattcttgatatgtatagatttcatattttaaatgaactaatatgattaaatactacacgagcttactaagcatccattgcttacgtattttttttatttaccctacagattatcgaaagctcgattggttctatcggtaattttggatgatttgattctggttataatggcatgtataagttaatttggcTAACGttggctcattaatgttttgattttggttggtttcaaatatgaatgctagatgaaatgaaatgtctgaaaattaatctgtaaattttggtaatgctccgtaaccctatttcagcaacagattcgggttaggggtgttataatttatatataaagtaggttatattattataagtatatttttatataaaatcaacaaaaattcgataataataaaattaaatctcgcaacccaataaattttaaatattaattttacttttttaatctaatttttttttcacccACTATCATAATCAATTATATGTTTTACGTGGGTTTAGCTTTCAATGAATTAAgtccatttatttatataagatttatttaataaaatgggCCTAAAGATAAGCAACCATTCCGGAAAGAAAATGATAACGTCCCGGTCCATGTGAGCTGTGCGGAGAGACGGTGGATGTTAGCCACGTTTGTCTTCAACATCACTCACGTGACCGCTCGGCACGTGGCCTCACGTTAtcgggtttttatttatttatttatcatacaAACGTTATCGTTGAAACTATATGCTAGAAGAACCACAATAATACACACTCTAATGTCTtggaacaaatatatatttttatttatgtatacgCTCCTATGCCTTTTTAAGTCTTATCTCATTTGGTCCAACTCGAAGCATCATGGAAACCCGAAACTACATTTGATCTAGCCACGTGGCATTGATCACCGTCAGATCTGGCTTTTGACACTCACATGGGCTGCTGACACCACCCACCCTCCCCCCCCCCATCACGTGCAAATTGGACCCATTCATGCAAATCCCAATTTCCTTTTacgattaaaagaaaaatatcaaagtGAGTGAGAAATAAAAAGGTCTGTTAAATGGAGACCTCCACGCTAAGCAATGCCTTCGGTACCTTCACTTTTTCAGgctttacttttaattcaagcttaaaagaaaaaaggagaaaaaattaCAACTATAAAATTCTCAATAGCattaaaatcaaagaattaTTTTAcagaaataaataagatttatgAACAGTAAAAACCTTATCCTCTCTTCGGAGTATACTCGCTTCGGGATTGGTGTCAGCTAGGGGACCCACCTTCTCCGTCTCTCCGCTTCTTGATACTTGCCACGTGGACGTCCTAACACTTTATTTAACATCGATAGTTGCACCATGCAGCCGCATTTCCAAAACCATAAAACATCCATGGATTTATTGAAAGGATTTTGGTAACAAGtaatattaactaaatataaGATTTTCCagtgtattaaaaatatattatttattataaataacttaaaatatacattttaagacaataattaacaaaaaaattatttcttttcctttgtgcTGTAATAGAGATATTAGTTCCCTAATAAAACTGCAGAAAAATAGGTTCAACGACGTAATAGAGCAtatttttcacattaattaGCAATAGATTGACTCGCTCgtaatcctacgtggcagttttgtataaaaagtgaaaaaaccCTGTTGGCATCTCCTTCTTCTATAAATCCTGACCGTTTAACTAATCAAGTTTAGCTGTAATAATCGTGCTTATTAGTGGGGTTTGAATATAATACCCGAATTAGCaggtgaaatttaaaaaaaaattaaagaaaggagCGAATATCAgagaataaattattattttttttaaaaaagaaggaAACGTAATTAAAAATCATAGGCGCAACTCTCGAGGGAAAATAAAGCAGAGGAATCGGGCTGTAAACTTGGACGCTAATGCACAAGCCTTAGCGACGAGTTTAAAAGATCGGTTCCTAAGGATTGGATTTTAACacgatataaaattttatcctcTCCCTAAtcattgattaattaatttgttaattactTCTTTAACCAATGATGCTCagtaaattatgtttaattaattctgacaggaaaatacaattttaatttaaattactcTTATCGCCCTATGTGGCATGTGAGTAAACCGGAGTTGTAAGCAATGAAATAATGATTGTGTGCAATACGTGGTGTTTATAGTTGTTGTTCACTTGGGTGATCATCACCATCATCTACTATCATCAGCTACACGTGCGGttaaatttttatcatcaatggaaaccAAACTTGCGGGCCCCACCTTGATGGTGGCCCCCTGATTTTGTTAACCCTCGGATCATGACTTATTATTAGGTTTATGTCGTTTTTAATCTTGTACGGGtgatttgatttttaacattttaagcTATTTTTGAGTAATTTTCATGGGTTCTaattgttatttgattttatatatagaagatatcatatattaaaatttaaatgtcaaATTAATTAACATTAGATAACTATATAATTAGGTTTGAAATTTACTATACTTTTTTACCACTATCATGTTCACGTATGATGATGATCTTTAAGAATCAAGGCAGTGAGGCAGTAGTATTgtagataaaagaagaagtctTGATTTTCATGTATCTAAATTTTTGGTCGTTATGTAAATCTTAATTTGAttacttcataatttatttttatttcattttgatttgaCTTTGTAAATTGGtaacacatataattgtaatttgtACTTTTAAACCCACACACAAACGAAAAGGGGTAAGTCCCTTGCAAAATTGACATTGTCTTCAACGCCatggatgttttatttttccgttGTGATAGGGATcctaaaaaaaggaaattacaTGGTGCTGAGTCTCATACTCAAAGCATCCAACGCATCTTCCACAACAAGCTTCTCCATATACCAGATGGAGGTTGATGAATAAGATACAAATCCAAATCCTACttattatgatttaatgaaaCGTTGATATTCTATTGGACTCGATGtttcttcaaataattttaagtacTTGAAAAATTGATAGACAAAATTTCGATTAAAAACAATACTAATTTATTGAAGGGTTAGCCTACTTTAGACGGTTaatactttaaattaaaaaaaaaacaatttcccCTCaacaattattgaaaatatttttattttatatttaatgttaacaaaaaatttatttaatttaaaacatcgGGGTTTGATTACATATATAACTTTAAAagaaccaaatttaaaaatttcttttatatttgtttttcttttaaaaaaaagcaatgaacaataataaaataaaagaataaattgagaCATGCATGTTAGTTTGAAAGTGGATCGATTTAATATAATAGCATTACCCAAAAGGGCAAAATCCCAAAGAAAAGGGCAGTAAAGTAAGTTCACACTAGATTTTCCTTTATCtcaattaaagtttatttaaattatttaaaatttccattattaaaaaaaataaaaacgtcGTCAAAATGCACTAGTTTAGCTGTCCGCCAGCCCCCTTCAAACGCAAATAAACCCTCAATCTCTCTCTTGAAAACCACAACTCCCCACacctctctctcttttctctctacACTCACACATTTTCCTCACTATACTCTCTCTTTAACGCCACCTCCTCTACCAAATAAAGAAAACGTATTACCCCCCCCCCCAAATCAAAGCCATGGAGGCGCCTGAATTCGTTCCAGGAACCACCTGTTGTTCCCAATTCACGCCTGACAAACCTGACCATTTCATTGTCGAGGACTTGCTCGATTTTTCCAACGACGATACCATTTTAACCGACCAAACCTTCGACTCCTTCTCCGCTGCTGCCCACTCCACCGATTCTTCCTCCGTTACTCCCTTCGACACCTGCAATTCCTCCTCCTTCTCTGCTTCCCAACCCAATTTAGTCGCCGGTATTGCTTCCCGTGCTTTTAACGATGGTCACTCCTCCGCTGACCTTTATGTGCCGGTAATTCCCCCCTACATgcaatcatatatataaaatatggctggtttttttttttataaataaactggaatatatatgtgaatttcaGCTCATTATTTTTACTGCTTCCGCAAgccaattaaataaattttacaactaCGTTTCTTCGGAATTTTGGTTCGAATTTCAAAAAGTATAGTGCGTCGTAAGCAAAGATTTCACGTATTTTCTactttttgattattttcctgGCAACCAAACAAAGATAAGATTAAGAGCCATGTGCATGGCAAGTGCAAATTGGTTAAAGCTGTGTGAATAGCTttattgaagtaaaaaaaaaagaagctaaaatgaaaattggctgataatcatatatattttttatacagtGTGATGATTTAGCTGAGCTAGAATGGCTGTCAAATTTCGTGGACGAATCATTTTCAAGTGATGATCTGCAAAAGCACCAGCTGATATCCGGAATAAAAATCCGACCCGATGAATCATCAGAGACCGGAGGGTTTCAATCCGTTCTGCCCAACCAAATTAACGACGCCATTGATAATGGTGACAACAACCACAGTAACAATACCAACAACCCAATTTTCCATCCAGACATGTCGGTGCCCGCCAAGGCCAGGAGCAAACGGTCTCGTGCTGCGCCATGCAACTGGGCCTCCCGCCTCCTTGTTCTCAGCCCGACAACTTCATCTTCCGAGCCTGACATCGTCGTCCCGGTGCAACCACCTCCACCGAACCACCCTGGTAAAAAGCCCGTCAAAACGATATCGTCGAAGAAAAAAGAGGGTGGCGTAGCAAATTCGGATGGGCGGAAGTGCCTTCATTGTGCTACGGATAAGACGCCGCAGTGGAGGACTGGTCCCATGGGTCCCAAAACATTATGTAATGCATGTGGCGTGAGGTATAAATCGGGTCGGCTTGTGCCCGAATACCGACCCGCTGCTAGCCCCACATTCGTGCTCACAAAGCATTCAAATTCCCACCGCAAGGTGCTGGAGCTTAGGCGACAGAAGGAAATGTTAAGGGCTCAACAGCACCATCAGCAACCATTCATGCACCACCATCATCAGAACATGGTTTTCGATGTATCCAACGGTGATGATTACTTGATCCACCAACACGTGGGCCCTGATTTCAGGCAGCTGATTCTAGAGTAGAGTACCTTAACTAAGGTCGAGagttctttaattttttccccccagaattaatttagttattgaATTCATTAGTGAATTccagttttttgtttttgataattttcgtAGACTAATTTTCCCTTGAGTTTGGGCTTTTTTCCTGCCAAATTTGGCAAACTCATAAACCCCACTTTTCTTACCTGAGgcaaatttagtaattttaattttaatttttcggtgTTGATTCTTTCTTTTGACTTCTAAGCTCCagtctatatatacatatatttcacaatataatcaattgcttgatattagattagattagtagttaaaatataattaatcaaCACTACGGGCTCATTAGATTATTTATATCGAAATATCTAACCTAATGCATTAAAGCTTCCCCAAGCTAGTTAGAATTTTGTAGTATTTATAGCATAAGTTCCCATCCATATCATTTCTACAATTGCTTTGCAACCAGCAGAAGATATAAAGTCAAGAATCATTGTATTTATTTAGGGTTGCATGAAAATGTACAAGTCACATGGAGTTTTGGTTTTGTCAATAGACTGAAGACACACGAAACATAATTCAAGGTCCATCCCCACCGACGGAAGGTGAATATTGCAAAACCGTTTTCAAGGTCTCTACTTTCATAGGGTAAGGCTGTTAGCTAGAATTAATGGCATATAAGGTCAAAAATTTTTTGGccaaacttgatttttttaaagaggaATACTGTGCAAGCACAAGCAATACCAACCCTAATGCACCAACGGTCGTCTCTCCTATCCTTATTTTGTTGTTGAAGACTAGAACGTAGTACTATATATGATGCTTAATGATCAACATAAATTTCAGTGAGAAGAAATGGGATGACGAAGTAGCTTTTAAGTTTTTACATGTATACAGAGAATGTTTATGAAATCAATGCCTATCCCATAACAGTTAACATCGTTTTCTGCGAATACCATTTGCACAAGTTTCCCTACCCTTGGGGAAAAAAGGTTGGTTCTCACTCAAACATGAACATGGAAATTCAGGTctagatgaataaaatatacaGGAAAATTGGGTTTtcaagatttttcaaaaaaagaatttattctATGTGTATATAGTAAACCATGCAGCATGTGATGTGTGTAAGGATTGGAATCCGGAGAGGTTTTAATGGGAAAAATATGCTATACGATCAGTTATCAACTACaaatgctttttcttttccctttatttatttatgtgtagGCATTATTGGTTGACGATACCTCTGTCTATGCACGATCCTAGGCAATGGTAATCCCATAGGCCtgcaaaatcatttttaattaagtaaaataatattcttaacACTTTAACCACTTCTTCATTGCCTTTGTCTTGTTGAAATAACAGTACAGAGGTTAATGCTGTAGTATATATATAGGTCAGTTGTTAATATATGTACcgacactaattaatttaatatggaAACAGAAACGAAGCGAAGTTTGCGGTGGTCACATGCATGCCTCCCCTCTTCCATCCCGCATGCATATGAGTCAGTCTTCAATACCCCATCACTTACTCATCTTTTTTGTTGCCATTCCAATAACCATAATATcgattttagttttaatatatttcttttatgtttttaaaactttattaggCGATTACATGTTATCTTTGAATGCTCCTATTTGAGAAAAGGAAACCAAGtgttctttttattaaataattatagaaatatccAGATATGGGAATAAATAATGATGTTATAAATATATTGGAGAAAGTAATGAAAATATGGGCACCCATGCAGCAAGAGTTACATATTTGCTTGCATGATGCTTCTATTGTAAAAGACGCTGTCCCCTTCAATGACTCCGCACCTGCACAATTTGC
This sequence is a window from Gossypium raimondii isolate GPD5lz chromosome 5, ASM2569854v1, whole genome shotgun sequence. Protein-coding genes within it:
- the LOC105771099 gene encoding GATA transcription factor 12; translated protein: MEAPEFVPGTTCCSQFTPDKPDHFIVEDLLDFSNDDTILTDQTFDSFSAAAHSTDSSSVTPFDTCNSSSFSASQPNLVAGIASRAFNDGHSSADLYVPCDDLAELEWLSNFVDESFSSDDLQKHQLISGIKIRPDESSETGGFQSVLPNQINDAIDNGDNNHSNNTNNPIFHPDMSVPAKARSKRSRAAPCNWASRLLVLSPTTSSSEPDIVVPVQPPPPNHPGKKPVKTISSKKKEGGVANSDGRKCLHCATDKTPQWRTGPMGPKTLCNACGVRYKSGRLVPEYRPAASPTFVLTKHSNSHRKVLELRRQKEMLRAQQHHQQPFMHHHHQNMVFDVSNGDDYLIHQHVGPDFRQLILE
- the LOC105770684 gene encoding uncharacterized protein LOC105770684, with the translated sequence MDKKRSNPMEWLNQMVGEPYYFFHFLSFFSYFIVRSSASNVLSPQITQLLFYREIQAVLAFFMLIAYKMAREETWEAFIADTLFFGKIFLIALTLIMDYHLTLWYLVVFSVIYVLTQQPPYEELGSASKLTPLQLEALLTEGNTSRFWLVEFRASFSSSCRRASRCFPELSITYSNKNLSFGIVDLGLFPNAAEKFGISPGGSMGQLPTYILFENAIEVSRFPEFNFEATPTPPITKRLLARHFELDRHLLEYVNGK